In one window of Micromonospora cathayae DNA:
- a CDS encoding acyltransferase, which yields MSLPSQSPVVPSAAGPEPGSATAAGPEPGSAGATPDARPPRRYGLDVLRIGAICGVVAIHVVGTYVANDDRRGSRNWWIATAIDIGAIWTVPVFVMISGALVLAPRAHRDGPAAFYRKRFARILPALIAWHLIYLVVVRMLLRGEELSGKALTQLLIDGRIYTALYFLWLIAGLYLLAPVLATFLAAGDGRRAGITAAVAMGWILAAFMIAGVANLNGTPRPIHLGAWTMWWPYVGYFLAGWALARVRLGGWRTVLAALLATALLAEGVWRWGSRPDLPVVQALFPVSYLGASVAVAAVCVFLVANTLGDRLRPSPRVGGWLVRLADASFGVFLVHLLLLALIQWAVPDLAIGESLSVTLVTCAVVTVGSFAVSLGAARVPYLRAIF from the coding sequence GTGAGTCTGCCCAGCCAGTCCCCCGTCGTTCCGTCCGCCGCCGGGCCGGAGCCCGGCTCTGCCACCGCCGCCGGGCCGGAGCCCGGCTCTGCCGGGGCCACGCCGGACGCCCGCCCGCCCCGCCGGTACGGCCTCGACGTGCTGCGTATCGGGGCGATCTGCGGCGTGGTGGCGATCCACGTGGTGGGCACCTACGTGGCGAACGACGACCGTCGGGGCAGCCGCAACTGGTGGATCGCCACCGCCATCGACATCGGGGCGATCTGGACCGTGCCGGTCTTCGTGATGATCAGTGGCGCGCTGGTGCTGGCGCCCCGTGCCCACCGGGACGGTCCGGCCGCCTTCTACCGCAAGCGGTTCGCCCGGATCCTCCCGGCGCTGATCGCCTGGCACCTGATCTACCTGGTCGTGGTCCGGATGCTGCTGCGGGGCGAGGAGCTCAGCGGCAAGGCGCTCACCCAATTGCTCATCGACGGGCGGATCTACACCGCGCTGTACTTCCTCTGGCTGATCGCCGGATTGTACCTGCTGGCCCCGGTGCTGGCGACCTTCCTCGCCGCCGGTGACGGGCGCCGGGCCGGGATCACCGCGGCGGTGGCGATGGGCTGGATCCTCGCCGCTTTCATGATCGCCGGGGTGGCGAACCTGAACGGCACCCCCCGGCCGATCCACCTGGGCGCATGGACGATGTGGTGGCCCTACGTGGGGTACTTCCTGGCCGGCTGGGCACTGGCCCGGGTACGCCTGGGCGGCTGGCGGACTGTCCTGGCCGCGCTGCTGGCCACGGCGCTGCTGGCCGAGGGGGTCTGGCGGTGGGGTTCCCGGCCGGACCTGCCGGTGGTGCAGGCGTTGTTCCCGGTGAGCTACCTGGGCGCTTCGGTGGCGGTCGCCGCCGTCTGTGTCTTCCTGGTAGCGAACACCCTAGGTGACCGGTTGCGGCCGTCGCCACGGGTGGGCGGCTGGCTGGTCCGGCTCGCCGACGCCTCGTTCGGGGTGTTCCTGGTGCACCTGCTGCTGCTCGCCCTGATCCAGTGGGCCGTCCCGGACCTGGCGATCGGCGAGTCACTGTCGGTCACCCTGGTCACCTGCGCGGTGGTGACCGTCGGTTCGTTCGCGGTGTCGCTGGGGGCGGCCCGGGTGCCGTACCTGCGGGCCATCTTCTGA